One Pectobacterium polaris DNA window includes the following coding sequences:
- the mepM gene encoding murein DD-endopeptidase MepM, translating into MQQIVRTIALAYNSLPRPHRVMLGSLTVVTLAVAVWRPFVYPHVDDAPVIVKDIDLETSQLRTLTPEASEPIDQPSPDDDIPQDELDDKVADEGGVHEYVVSTGDTLSSILTQYGIDIADVTQLAEQNKDLRNLKIGQQISWALAENGDLQSLTWQMSRRETRIYERVGNDFKERIETLKGEWRNSVLNGRVSGSFVSSAKNAGLTSTEVRDVIKALQWQLDFRKLRKDDTFSVLMSREILDGKSEQSELVGVRLNTGGKDYYAIRAEDGKFYDREGSGLTRGFMRFPTMKQFRISSNFNPRRLNPVTGRVAPHKGVDFAMPVGSPVLAVGDGEVVIAKRSGAAGNYVAIRHGRQYTTRYMHMHRILVKPGQKVKRGDRIGLSGNTGRSTGPHLHYEFWINQQAVNPLTAKLPRSEGLAGKERRDYLAQVKEVVPQLKFD; encoded by the coding sequence GTGCAGCAGATAGTCCGAACTATCGCTCTGGCGTATAACAGCTTACCTCGGCCCCATCGCGTCATGCTGGGGTCGCTTACCGTTGTGACATTGGCCGTTGCCGTTTGGCGGCCTTTTGTTTATCCCCACGTCGATGATGCCCCCGTCATCGTGAAAGATATCGATCTGGAAACCAGCCAGCTGCGTACGCTAACACCTGAGGCCAGTGAACCGATAGACCAACCCTCGCCGGATGACGACATTCCACAAGATGAGCTGGATGATAAGGTTGCTGATGAAGGCGGCGTACACGAGTATGTGGTCTCTACGGGCGATACCTTAAGCAGCATTTTGACGCAGTACGGTATTGATATTGCGGATGTCACCCAGCTCGCCGAGCAGAATAAAGATTTGCGGAACCTGAAGATCGGTCAGCAAATTTCATGGGCTCTGGCAGAGAACGGCGACCTGCAAAGTTTGACCTGGCAGATGTCCCGCCGTGAAACACGCATTTATGAGCGCGTGGGTAACGATTTTAAAGAGCGCATTGAGACGCTGAAAGGCGAGTGGCGCAATAGCGTCCTGAATGGCCGAGTCAGTGGTAGCTTCGTTAGCAGTGCAAAAAACGCCGGTTTGACCAGCACAGAAGTGCGGGACGTGATCAAAGCACTGCAATGGCAGTTGGATTTCCGTAAATTACGCAAAGACGACACCTTCTCTGTCTTGATGTCCCGCGAAATACTCGATGGTAAAAGTGAGCAGAGCGAACTGGTCGGCGTCCGTTTGAATACCGGTGGCAAAGACTATTACGCGATTCGTGCAGAAGACGGTAAATTCTACGATCGTGAAGGTTCCGGTTTGACGCGTGGTTTTATGCGTTTCCCAACCATGAAACAATTCCGTATTTCCTCCAACTTTAATCCACGTCGTCTGAACCCGGTAACAGGGCGCGTCGCACCGCATAAAGGTGTCGATTTTGCCATGCCGGTCGGTTCGCCGGTTCTGGCCGTCGGGGATGGGGAAGTCGTGATTGCGAAACGCAGTGGAGCAGCAGGAAACTATGTTGCCATCCGTCATGGTCGTCAGTACACCACGCGTTACATGCATATGCATCGCATCCTGGTTAAACCGGGACAGAAAGTGAAACGTGGCGATCGCATCGGGTTGTCCGGTAACACTGGTCGTTCTACTGGCCCGCATCTGCACTACGAATTCTGGATCAACCAGCAGGCGGTAAACCCGTTAACGGCTAAACTGCCGCGTTCTGAAGGGCTGGCGGGTAAAGAGCGTCGTGATTATCTGGCACAGGTGAAGGAAGTCGTACCGCAGCTTAAGTTTGATTAA
- the pyk gene encoding pyruvate kinase, whose protein sequence is MSRRLRRTKIVTTLGPATDRDNNLEKIINAGANVVRMNFSHGTAEDHQLRANKVREIAAKLGRHVAILGDLQGPKIRVSTFKEGKIFLNIGDKFLLDANLAKGEGDKEKVGIDYKGLPSDVVPGDILLLDDGRVQLKVLQVEGLKVYTEVTVGGPLSNNKGINKLGGGLSAEALTEKDKADIITAAKIGVDYLAVSFPRTGEDLNYARRLARDAGCNAKIVSKVERAEAVCSDAAMDDIILASDVVMVARGDLGVEIGDPELVGIQKKLIRRARQLNRAVITATQMMESMITNPMPTRAEVMDVANAVLDGTDAVMLSAETAAGQYPAETVAAMAKVCLGAEKIPSINVSKHRLDVQFDNTEESIAMSSMYAANHLKGVTALIAMTESGRTALMMSRISSGLPIFAMSRHEHTLNLTALYRGVTPVHFDSYTDGVAAANDAVILLRDKGFLMSGDLVIVTQGDIMGTVGTTNTIRILRVE, encoded by the coding sequence ATGTCCAGACGGCTCAGAAGAACCAAAATTGTCACCACCCTGGGGCCCGCTACCGACCGCGATAATAATCTTGAAAAGATTATCAATGCGGGCGCTAACGTAGTACGCATGAATTTTTCTCACGGCACAGCAGAAGATCATCAATTACGTGCCAACAAAGTTCGTGAAATTGCGGCTAAATTAGGCCGCCACGTTGCCATTCTTGGCGATCTACAGGGTCCAAAGATTCGTGTTTCTACCTTCAAAGAAGGTAAAATTTTCCTGAATATCGGCGACAAATTTTTGCTGGATGCCAATTTAGCGAAAGGCGAAGGCGATAAAGAAAAAGTCGGGATCGATTACAAAGGCTTGCCAAGCGATGTGGTGCCTGGCGACATCCTGTTACTGGATGACGGCCGCGTACAGCTGAAAGTCCTTCAGGTTGAAGGCCTGAAGGTTTACACCGAAGTCACCGTTGGTGGACCACTGTCTAACAACAAAGGCATCAACAAACTCGGTGGTGGCCTGTCTGCCGAAGCCCTGACGGAAAAAGATAAAGCCGACATTATTACTGCCGCAAAAATTGGCGTCGACTATCTGGCCGTCTCTTTCCCACGTACCGGTGAAGACCTCAACTACGCACGCCGCCTCGCACGCGATGCAGGCTGTAACGCCAAGATCGTATCAAAAGTTGAACGTGCCGAAGCCGTCTGCTCAGATGCCGCCATGGATGACATTATTCTGGCTTCCGACGTGGTGATGGTAGCAAGGGGTGATCTGGGCGTTGAAATCGGCGACCCAGAGCTGGTAGGGATTCAGAAGAAGTTGATCCGTCGTGCTCGTCAGTTGAACCGTGCGGTCATTACCGCCACGCAAATGATGGAATCGATGATCACCAACCCGATGCCAACGCGTGCAGAGGTGATGGACGTCGCCAACGCCGTGCTGGATGGCACCGATGCCGTGATGCTGTCAGCAGAAACCGCTGCGGGCCAATATCCGGCTGAAACCGTCGCGGCCATGGCGAAAGTGTGTTTAGGTGCGGAGAAAATCCCAAGCATCAACGTCTCCAAACACCGTCTTGACGTACAGTTTGATAACACGGAAGAATCCATCGCGATGTCTTCCATGTACGCCGCCAACCACCTGAAAGGAGTTACGGCGCTGATCGCCATGACGGAATCTGGTCGTACCGCCCTGATGATGTCCCGTATCAGCTCCGGTCTGCCAATTTTCGCAATGTCTCGTCATGAGCACACGCTGAATCTGACCGCGCTGTATCGTGGCGTCACCCCCGTACATTTCGACAGCTACACGGATGGCGTTGCTGCCGCCAATGATGCGGTGATCCTGCTGCGTGACAAAGGGTTCCTGATGTCTGGGGATCTGGTCATCGTCACACAGGGTGACATCATGGGTACCGTGGGCACCACTAACACAATCCGCATCCTGCGCGTGGAATAA
- a CDS encoding MurR/RpiR family transcriptional regulator, whose amino-acid sequence MNMLEKIQSHLELLSKSERKVAEVILSTPQTAIHSSIATLAKMADVSEPTVNRFCRRLETKGFPDFKLHLAQSLANGTPYVNRNVEEDDSVDAYTSKIFESAMAGLEQVKSSLDVTAVNRAVDLLTQAKKISFFGLGASAAVAHDAMNKFFRFNIPVVYFDDIVMQRMSCMNSSDGDVVVLISHTGRTKSLVEMAQLARENDATVIAITSDGTPLAREASLALRLDVPEDTDVYMPMVSRIAQLTLIDVLATGFTLRRGEKFRDNLKRVKEALRESRFDKDERLINPFR is encoded by the coding sequence ATGAATATGCTGGAAAAAATCCAGAGTCACCTGGAGCTCTTGAGCAAATCAGAAAGAAAAGTTGCTGAAGTGATCCTGAGCACGCCACAGACAGCCATTCACTCCAGCATCGCGACCTTAGCCAAAATGGCCGATGTCAGCGAGCCAACGGTTAATCGTTTCTGTCGCCGCCTTGAAACTAAAGGTTTTCCCGATTTTAAACTACATCTGGCGCAAAGTCTGGCAAACGGTACACCGTATGTGAACCGTAACGTTGAAGAAGATGACAGCGTTGACGCCTATACCAGTAAAATTTTTGAATCCGCCATGGCTGGTCTGGAGCAGGTGAAATCCAGTCTGGATGTCACCGCCGTCAACCGCGCCGTGGATTTGCTGACGCAGGCGAAGAAAATCTCGTTCTTTGGCCTGGGCGCTTCCGCCGCTGTCGCACATGATGCGATGAACAAATTTTTCCGCTTCAATATCCCCGTCGTTTATTTCGACGATATCGTCATGCAGCGCATGAGTTGCATGAATTCCAGCGACGGCGACGTCGTGGTATTGATCTCCCACACAGGCAGAACCAAAAGTCTGGTCGAAATGGCGCAGTTGGCACGCGAGAACGACGCGACCGTCATCGCCATCACCTCGGATGGCACGCCGCTGGCGCGTGAGGCATCGCTGGCCTTGCGGCTTGATGTGCCTGAAGATACCGATGTCTACATGCCGATGGTGTCCCGTATTGCTCAGTTGACGTTGATCGACGTTCTGGCAACAGGGTTCACGCTGCGCCGCGGGGAAAAATTTCGTGATAACCTGAAACGGGTCAAAGAAGCCCTGCGTGAATCACGCTTTGATAAAGACGAGCGGCTGATTAACCCCTTCAGGTGA
- the zwf gene encoding glucose-6-phosphate dehydrogenase, with product MAVTSTAQACDLVIFGAKGDLARRKLLPSLYQLEKAGHIHADTRIIGVGRADWDKAEYTRVVREALDTFMKEAIDDKLWETLSSRLDFCNLDVEDTKAFNKLGKMLDQKNRTTINYFAMPPSTFGAICKGLGTAGLNKEPARVVMEKPLGTDLASSRVINDQVAEFFNECQVYRIDHYLGKETVLNLLALRFANSLFSSNWDNRTIDHVQITVAEEVGIEGRWGYFDKAGQMRDMIQNHLLQILTMIAMSPPSDLTTDRIRDEKVKVLRSLRRIDRSNVHETTVRGQYTAGFVQGHKVPGYLEEEGANKSSSTETFVSIRVDIDDWRWSGVPFYLRTGKRLPTKCSEVVVYFKNPALNLFHDSYQQLPQNKLIIRLQPDEGVEIQILNKIPGLEHKHRLQTVKLDLSFSETFNQQHLADAYERLLLETMRGIQALFVRRDEVEEAWKWVDSIMDAWAMDNDAPKPYQAGSWGPVASVAMITRDGRSWNEFE from the coding sequence ATGGCGGTAACTTCAACAGCCCAAGCGTGCGATCTGGTTATTTTCGGTGCTAAGGGCGATCTGGCACGCCGTAAATTGCTGCCTTCCCTTTATCAACTGGAAAAAGCAGGTCACATCCATGCGGACACCAGAATTATCGGGGTGGGTCGTGCGGATTGGGATAAAGCGGAGTATACCCGCGTCGTGCGCGAAGCGCTTGACACCTTTATGAAAGAAGCCATCGACGATAAGTTGTGGGAAACGTTAAGCAGTCGGCTGGATTTCTGCAATCTTGATGTGGAAGACACGAAAGCCTTCAACAAACTGGGCAAGATGCTTGACCAGAAAAATCGTACCACCATCAACTATTTTGCCATGCCGCCGAGTACATTCGGTGCGATCTGCAAAGGGTTGGGAACCGCAGGGCTGAATAAAGAGCCGGCGCGCGTGGTCATGGAAAAACCGCTAGGTACCGATTTGGCGTCTTCTCGCGTCATTAACGATCAGGTCGCGGAATTCTTTAACGAGTGTCAGGTTTACCGCATCGACCACTATCTGGGTAAAGAAACCGTTCTAAACCTGCTGGCGCTGCGTTTTGCCAACTCGCTGTTCTCCTCAAACTGGGACAACCGGACGATCGACCATGTGCAGATCACGGTAGCCGAGGAAGTTGGGATTGAAGGGCGCTGGGGCTATTTTGATAAAGCCGGCCAGATGCGCGATATGATCCAGAACCACCTGTTACAGATTCTGACGATGATTGCGATGTCGCCGCCGTCTGATTTGACGACCGACCGCATCCGTGATGAAAAAGTGAAAGTGCTGCGTTCACTGCGTCGTATCGATCGCTCCAACGTGCATGAAACGACCGTTCGTGGCCAATACACGGCTGGTTTTGTTCAGGGACATAAAGTGCCGGGCTATCTTGAAGAAGAGGGCGCGAACAAAAGCAGCAGCACGGAAACCTTCGTCTCGATTCGCGTTGATATTGACGACTGGCGCTGGTCTGGTGTGCCGTTCTACCTGCGTACCGGTAAACGTCTGCCGACCAAATGTTCAGAAGTCGTCGTGTACTTTAAAAACCCGGCGCTGAACCTGTTCCATGATTCTTACCAACAGCTGCCGCAGAACAAGCTGATCATTCGCTTGCAGCCAGATGAAGGTGTAGAAATCCAGATTCTGAACAAAATTCCGGGGCTAGAGCACAAACACCGCCTGCAAACAGTAAAACTGGATCTGAGCTTCTCGGAAACCTTTAATCAGCAGCATTTAGCGGATGCTTATGAGCGTCTGCTGCTGGAAACCATGCGTGGGATTCAGGCGCTGTTCGTCCGCCGTGATGAAGTTGAAGAAGCCTGGAAGTGGGTGGATTCCATCATGGATGCGTGGGCGATGGACAACGATGCACCGAAGCCGTATCAGGCCGGAAGCTGGGGGCCAGTGGCATCCGTGGCGATGATTACCCGCGATGGCCGTTCCTGGAATGAGTTTGAGTAA
- a CDS encoding bifunctional 4-hydroxy-2-oxoglutarate aldolase/2-dehydro-3-deoxy-phosphogluconate aldolase, translating to MKNWKTSAEQILTTGPVVPVIVVNKLEHAVPMAKALVAGGVRVLELTLRTDCAIEAIRAIAKEVPEAIVGAGTVTNPEQLAAVVEAGAQFAISPGLTEPLLKAATEGNIPLIPGISTVSELMLGMDYGLREFKFFPAEANGGVKALQAIGGPFAQIRFCPTGGITPNNYRDYLALKSVLCVGGSWLVPNDALESGDYARITELAREAVAGAKA from the coding sequence ATGAAAAACTGGAAAACGAGCGCGGAACAGATTTTGACAACGGGTCCCGTTGTTCCTGTGATTGTGGTCAACAAACTGGAACACGCAGTGCCGATGGCAAAAGCGTTAGTCGCGGGCGGCGTTCGCGTTCTGGAACTGACATTGCGTACCGACTGTGCCATCGAAGCGATTCGCGCGATTGCGAAAGAAGTACCGGAAGCCATCGTAGGCGCAGGTACGGTAACAAATCCTGAGCAACTGGCTGCGGTAGTTGAGGCGGGTGCGCAGTTTGCCATCAGCCCTGGCCTGACCGAGCCGCTGCTGAAAGCGGCGACGGAAGGCAACATCCCGTTGATCCCGGGTATCAGCACCGTATCTGAACTGATGCTGGGTATGGATTACGGCCTGCGTGAGTTCAAATTCTTCCCAGCGGAAGCGAACGGCGGCGTGAAAGCGCTTCAGGCGATCGGCGGTCCGTTTGCTCAGATCCGTTTCTGCCCAACCGGTGGTATTACGCCGAATAACTACCGCGACTATCTGGCGCTGAAAAGCGTGCTGTGCGTGGGTGGTTCTTGGCTGGTGCCGAACGACGCGCTGGAAAGCGGTGATTACGCACGTATTACGGAACTGGCACGTGAAGCCGTTGCCGGTGCAAAAGCATAA
- the purT gene encoding formate-dependent phosphoribosylglycinamide formyltransferase, with protein MLTIGTALRADATRVMLLGSGELGKEVAIECQRLGIEVIAVDRYADAPAMQVAHRSYVINMLDGDALKALVEAERPDYIVPEIEAIATDMLVTLEKQGHHVVPCAEATRLTMNREGIRRLAAETLGVPTSTYRFADSEESFRQAVDAIGYPCIVKPVMSSSGKGQSLIRSAEQLDQAWHYAQQGGRAGGGRVIVEGLVNFDFEITLLTIHAVDGIHFCAPIGHRQEDGDYRESWQPQQMSALAQERAQKMASDVVKALGGYGLFGVELFVCGDEVIFSEVSPRPHDTGMVTMISQDLSEFALHVRAFLGLPIGAVRQYGASASAVILPELDSNNVRYQGLESALLPHTQIRLFGKPDISGKRRMGVALASAETTDDAVAIAKRVAAGVKVSG; from the coding sequence ATGTTAACAATTGGAACCGCCCTGCGTGCGGATGCCACACGAGTGATGCTGCTTGGCTCCGGTGAATTAGGCAAAGAAGTGGCGATTGAATGTCAGCGCCTGGGAATCGAAGTGATTGCGGTCGATCGCTATGCCGACGCCCCCGCCATGCAGGTTGCGCATCGCAGCTACGTCATCAATATGTTGGATGGCGACGCATTAAAAGCGTTGGTTGAAGCCGAACGCCCTGATTACATCGTGCCGGAAATTGAAGCTATCGCAACTGACATGTTGGTGACGCTGGAAAAACAGGGTCATCATGTTGTTCCTTGTGCTGAAGCAACACGCCTGACGATGAACCGTGAAGGTATCCGTCGTCTGGCTGCCGAAACACTCGGCGTTCCCACTTCCACCTACCGTTTTGCCGACAGTGAAGAGAGTTTTCGTCAGGCGGTAGATGCGATTGGCTATCCTTGTATTGTTAAACCGGTCATGAGTTCTTCTGGCAAAGGGCAAAGCCTGATTCGCTCTGCTGAGCAATTAGATCAGGCGTGGCACTATGCCCAGCAGGGTGGACGAGCAGGCGGTGGCCGCGTCATCGTGGAAGGACTGGTTAATTTTGATTTTGAGATCACTCTGCTAACCATCCATGCGGTTGACGGCATTCATTTCTGTGCGCCAATCGGTCACCGACAGGAAGACGGCGACTATCGTGAATCCTGGCAGCCACAGCAGATGAGTGCGCTGGCACAGGAACGCGCACAGAAGATGGCTAGCGACGTCGTGAAAGCGCTCGGCGGCTATGGCCTGTTCGGCGTTGAGCTGTTCGTCTGCGGCGATGAGGTTATTTTCAGTGAAGTATCCCCTCGCCCGCACGATACCGGCATGGTGACGATGATTTCTCAGGATCTGTCCGAGTTTGCTCTGCACGTTCGTGCTTTCCTGGGGCTGCCAATTGGCGCGGTTCGTCAGTATGGCGCATCGGCTTCCGCCGTGATTTTACCGGAACTGGATAGCAACAATGTGCGTTATCAGGGGCTGGAAAGCGCACTGCTCCCTCATACGCAAATTCGCCTGTTTGGTAAACCGGATATCAGCGGTAAGCGCCGTATGGGCGTGGCGTTAGCCAGTGCGGAAACGACAGATGATGCGGTGGCCATCGCTAAGCGCGTTGCAGCGGGCGTAAAAGTCAGCGGCTGA
- a CDS encoding S9 family peptidase: MKTPQAEKRPHALSTHGDTRIDNYYWLRDDQRTDPQVLDYLKQENAYSEAVMAPHDARKRSLYDEMVKRIPSTDMSVPYVRKGYRYQSRYEQGKEYAIYLRQPEQATDAWETLLDGNQRAEGHEFYSLGTLEVSPDNTLLALSEDFLSRRQYTLRFRDLNSGEWLPDVIENVTAGAEWSADSTVLYYVRKHEKTLLPYQVYRHRLGSDPAQDELVYEEKDDTYYVSLSKTTSEHYITIYLSSTTTSEVLLLDATRPDAVPQVCIPRRKDHEYGIDHYQDSFYLRSNREGKNFGLYRSAKPDEQTLETLIAPCENRVLESFELFRDWLVVEERERGLTSLRQIHWHTQEEKAITFNDASYVTWLSYNPTPETALMRYGYSSMTTPSTLYELNLDTGEQQLLKQAEVKDFSPDNYRSERLWITVRDGVDVPVSLVYHRDHFSPGKNPILVYGYGAYSHSMDPDFSVSRLSLLDRGFVFALTHIRGGGELGQQWYDDGRLLNKMHSFTDFIDVSQALIEKGYGDRDNMFAMGGSAGGLLMGAVVNMAPDLFKGVVAQVPFVDVLTTMLDESIPLTTGEYDEWGDPNEQIYYDYIKQYSPYDGITAQRYPHLLVTTGLHDSQVQYWEPAKWVAKLREVKTDDRLVLLYTDMDAGHGGKSGRFKRYDDIALEYAFLLMVLEMVEETHE; the protein is encoded by the coding sequence ATGAAGACACCGCAAGCTGAAAAAAGACCCCACGCACTAAGTACGCATGGCGATACGCGTATTGACAATTATTACTGGCTGCGTGATGACCAGCGTACCGATCCGCAGGTGTTGGACTATCTTAAGCAGGAAAACGCCTATAGCGAAGCCGTCATGGCACCTCATGACGCACGCAAACGGTCACTGTATGACGAAATGGTCAAACGTATTCCATCGACGGATATGTCTGTGCCGTATGTCAGAAAAGGCTATCGCTACCAAAGTCGCTATGAGCAGGGTAAAGAGTACGCCATTTATCTGCGTCAGCCTGAGCAGGCAACAGACGCGTGGGAAACGCTGCTGGATGGGAATCAACGTGCTGAGGGGCATGAGTTTTACAGTCTCGGCACGCTTGAGGTTAGCCCTGACAACACACTGCTGGCGCTCTCGGAGGATTTTTTATCCCGTCGGCAGTACACGCTTCGTTTTCGCGATCTGAACAGCGGTGAGTGGCTACCGGATGTGATCGAAAATGTGACCGCAGGGGCGGAATGGTCGGCGGATTCGACGGTTCTGTATTACGTGCGCAAACATGAGAAAACGCTGTTGCCGTATCAGGTCTACAGACATCGCTTGGGTAGCGATCCGGCACAGGATGAGCTGGTTTATGAAGAGAAAGACGATACCTATTACGTTAGCCTGAGTAAGACAACATCAGAGCACTACATCACCATTTATCTCAGTAGTACCACGACGAGCGAGGTGTTATTACTCGACGCGACGCGCCCGGATGCGGTGCCGCAGGTATGCATTCCACGTCGAAAAGATCATGAATATGGTATCGATCACTATCAGGACTCGTTTTATCTGCGTTCCAATCGAGAGGGTAAAAATTTTGGCCTCTACCGTTCAGCTAAGCCCGATGAGCAAACGCTGGAAACGCTGATTGCACCATGTGAAAACCGTGTGCTGGAGAGCTTTGAGCTTTTCCGTGATTGGCTGGTGGTTGAAGAAAGGGAACGCGGTTTGACCAGCTTACGCCAGATTCACTGGCATACGCAGGAAGAAAAAGCGATCACCTTTAATGATGCGAGCTATGTGACGTGGCTGTCGTACAACCCTACGCCAGAAACGGCATTGATGCGGTATGGCTATTCATCAATGACAACGCCCAGCACGCTGTATGAATTGAATCTGGATACGGGTGAACAGCAGTTACTTAAACAAGCCGAAGTGAAGGATTTCTCCCCGGACAATTACCGGAGCGAACGCTTGTGGATCACGGTTCGGGATGGCGTCGATGTGCCCGTCTCCCTCGTTTATCATCGCGATCATTTCAGCCCTGGTAAGAACCCGATACTGGTCTACGGCTATGGCGCTTATAGCCATAGTATGGATCCCGATTTTAGCGTTAGCCGTCTGAGCTTACTGGACAGAGGGTTCGTTTTTGCCTTAACGCACATTCGCGGTGGCGGTGAGCTAGGTCAACAGTGGTATGACGATGGTCGCCTGCTCAATAAAATGCATTCCTTCACTGATTTCATCGATGTGTCTCAGGCATTGATAGAAAAAGGCTATGGCGACAGGGATAACATGTTCGCGATGGGAGGCAGTGCGGGCGGACTATTGATGGGCGCGGTAGTGAACATGGCTCCCGATCTATTTAAGGGCGTTGTTGCTCAGGTTCCCTTCGTTGATGTACTGACGACAATGCTGGATGAATCTATCCCGTTGACGACCGGAGAATATGACGAGTGGGGCGATCCGAATGAACAAATCTATTATGACTACATCAAGCAATATAGTCCCTATGACGGTATTACCGCGCAACGCTATCCGCATTTGCTGGTGACGACTGGGTTACACGACTCTCAGGTTCAGTATTGGGAACCTGCGAAGTGGGTGGCGAAATTACGGGAAGTTAAAACGGACGATCGTCTGGTGCTGCTATACACCGATATGGATGCGGGGCACGGTGGAAAATCCGGTCGTTTTAAACGCTATGATGATATTGCGTTGGAATATGCTTTTTTGTTGATGGTGCTTGAAATGGTTGAGGAAACACATGAATAA
- a CDS encoding DNA polymerase III subunit theta, which translates to MGYNLAELSKEEMDKVNVDLAASGVAFKERYNMPVIPEVVEREQPEHLRNYFRERVMFYRQRSLQFSRLPYEPKSK; encoded by the coding sequence ATGGGATACAATCTGGCAGAATTGTCCAAAGAAGAGATGGATAAAGTTAACGTAGATTTGGCGGCCTCAGGCGTTGCCTTCAAAGAACGTTACAATATGCCGGTCATTCCAGAGGTCGTTGAGAGAGAGCAACCTGAGCACTTGCGTAACTACTTTCGCGAACGCGTGATGTTTTACCGCCAGCGTTCACTGCAATTCTCTCGTTTACCCTACGAACCCAAGTCTAAATAG
- the ftnA gene encoding non-heme ferritin, whose product MLKKEMIQKLNEQLNLEFYSANLYLQMSAWCGDKGFEGASSFLKTHSQEEMQHMQRLFDYLDDTGSLPVLGAIAAPPIDFDSLADVFKLTYEHEQLITAKINELAHEAMALQDYSTFNFLQWYVAEQHEEEKLFRSILDKLALVKASEGGLFFIDQDLKKMSMAAPSA is encoded by the coding sequence ATGTTAAAAAAAGAAATGATTCAGAAGCTGAATGAGCAACTTAATCTGGAGTTTTATTCCGCGAATTTGTATCTGCAAATGAGCGCATGGTGCGGTGACAAAGGTTTTGAAGGCGCATCCAGTTTCCTGAAGACACATTCTCAGGAAGAAATGCAGCACATGCAGCGTCTGTTTGACTATTTGGACGACACCGGAAGCCTGCCTGTATTAGGCGCGATTGCTGCACCGCCGATTGATTTTGATTCTCTGGCTGATGTTTTCAAGCTGACCTATGAACACGAACAACTGATCACTGCAAAAATTAATGAGCTGGCGCATGAGGCGATGGCGCTACAGGATTACTCCACATTTAACTTCCTGCAATGGTATGTTGCTGAGCAGCACGAAGAAGAGAAGCTGTTCCGTTCTATTCTGGACAAACTGGCGTTAGTCAAAGCCAGCGAAGGCGGCCTGTTCTTCATCGATCAGGATCTGAAAAAAATGTCTATGGCGGCACCGTCAGCCTAA
- a CDS encoding YebY family protein: MMKKFLLSIVLASLSVNAFAAAKLANVSRFEYGDRWAFTREEVQLICRPGNALYALHTGTLMQYPLNDVAIAQMKSGQVSAQPIDAIWLDDPKHPGQKKSLQPFIERAEQLCQPDAKP; this comes from the coding sequence ATGATGAAGAAATTTTTGCTATCTATCGTGCTTGCCTCACTTTCTGTGAATGCTTTTGCTGCCGCTAAACTGGCAAATGTCAGCCGGTTTGAATACGGCGATCGCTGGGCTTTCACGCGTGAAGAAGTTCAACTGATTTGCCGCCCTGGTAATGCGCTATATGCCTTACATACCGGGACGCTGATGCAATATCCGCTAAATGATGTTGCGATTGCGCAAATGAAATCTGGGCAGGTGAGTGCGCAGCCGATAGACGCGATCTGGTTGGATGACCCTAAGCATCCCGGACAGAAAAAAAGCCTTCAGCCATTTATCGAACGTGCAGAGCAGTTGTGTCAGCCAGATGCTAAACCATGA
- the cspE gene encoding transcription antiterminator/RNA stability regulator CspE produces the protein MSNKMTGLVKWFDAGKGFGFITPDNGSKDVFVHFSAIQSNDFKTLDEGQKVEFTIENGQKGPSAGNVVAL, from the coding sequence ATGTCTAATAAAATGACTGGTTTAGTAAAATGGTTTGACGCTGGTAAAGGTTTTGGTTTCATTACTCCTGACAACGGCAGCAAAGATGTATTCGTACATTTCTCTGCTATTCAGAGCAACGATTTCAAAACTCTGGACGAAGGCCAAAAGGTTGAGTTCACTATTGAAAATGGCCAGAAAGGCCCATCAGCTGGCAACGTTGTCGCGCTGTAA